A window of Hippoglossus stenolepis isolate QCI-W04-F060 chromosome 18, HSTE1.2, whole genome shotgun sequence contains these coding sequences:
- the cdk5rap2 gene encoding CDK5 regulatory subunit-associated protein 2 isoform X6: MKDRCRICGARLAGSQCRWIFSSSAQRKLQVILSHVLGWAVTRDGRGEFLCGKCVFQLEKVVQCDVNITQLQEDHNSQIQKLHAEKEHMSQCIVHIYNKNNPSLDKSVGETTHWKSPSRSSGVGSPDEGQHLGEIGRGPSGNCMRRCVSLDRIVSRGTVSGRSGFKSSRLGSGAGLDGSMKSFGLRGTRQRSKSMYFDLVQRKGILPRSGFSTSLQSLNREFSSDTSPDPPLKLKLAEAKVFSARHGGATGDPGGKVQARALLRRSSNQPSLISDLIQLLRCISKQPLTAPAGSHIPVLKRLSTGQPKPGAMRRHREAELKSLHDLTEEFDDEYTSVRVESEVSRLESVNKHLTEELKQTKNTNEKLTKTLEEIQTQYKALSGKLEQKDNELSLEEKNSLKRDKTIQGLTLVLREKEKEIAELCHEIEDRDDALAKAREAAHKAQLQKYQGAEEHQNLLMSKQTELSQLQGEHHVKVLEAQKLQRALDRKEQELADLQQAKDQLEVELEDLQQQKKKGDKALNDLNNQLKKLSGEIGERESALEQQYEELLDQTNRRVQAHEITIQRLTSTLADKEQQLQEYINMVRDFEQSKSPGGNDNVLSKLRQRLKEKEKALEQALDEKFAAIEEKDNEIHQLQLSLREKERDLDRLNNLLSHNEETINSFDSLIKEKDVELQHLVNTLKNLQRAKQDVEDNLNRSLREKDSIISQLQLSLEGKTKDMEEMAKSMLSQSQTNAHDLAEQMGQRLKVTEVMLAEAVKARERLVADNESAVEGLLATISSKDQLLKESAEHYNRMLSERTQDIQQLKRQLSDRQQELATADKQSSVRAQEDCLETANLRALLAEKDSLINKLLQHGQERDQFQAEPDRVLELRQTIQIMQEKLEERDAELYRRNGEDNVENVPLSKKTVVILKTELAQRTEALNKALKRENELKISLAELQSLLSELEGRSEGQTANIDSLTSTLKTKDEIINVLHQRLGQRGDSRGDHMHNQVIGSGVERSFPGLPQRERTMIGGDSQHEALPNLIALQQEHDALNKALRAEQQLYSSLVRTVKEQDSAQRLHALQLELTAVQLLRQQLEESIKTNEELKDDLEREIHRAKLGEGMDLTDPKEVESMRHQLEDAQRWNTSLQARLGAIQNRGGGVGGANDGGDTLSFIGDQTSYMSICVGEGQDDSLCQLSPQALKQKVLDLQDCVSRLQTVNNDLHSRLSLLEKSEHDASSKGGTDVVSPWNQQLKKTHSDRKHHPGKDKESQTDIKLGQMVSGKQFGNESMDSGLGQSREHPQSGNNTLDTGERAQKKGDVMALKSLLTDCGATSVSHLREKLLRLTSENVALRGLLKEQKSAECKEKESTDASGNSSDGQAELRQSMETLLVEVSNEKGEKNSHEVPDGETPVTTEVVVSTAGGMERPKTKGPGQPHIESGKQDVTRHGAGLKSRLPVPVRLRVETGSSSSSSRQSSRPEHLRTDALPNPHSDDVFGSDQQLHADADFSISLQQSTSTSQNSSGPAGLDNTQADSVLFTQLELLHQECQEKEALINKLSEQLADWEELHTQLQEKEQLNHQYVEALQAAESTIAYLTACSLDNQGGFGSHTSLGGGSGSVGSDAALHSRCMELQKALQDKEELNNQLIELVNMAEKAITCSNSQEKNPEIRDLCIQIDGALQQVNASANRDSLRGVSGGTNASMQEMQRHTDSLQEALWEQNRLNAELREKLRDADAAAKQGYNSNSAGQDGKRSRQIAAEKGSEEHDGAMGSSGDTSLTQDLTKAVMNCLSATESAIASLAEHCTNPGSLTSARSSQITSDLQMNLNKLQRALQEREELGESTQIKTTKSSSNCSTAAAGTKGQLTRDLHQNLCLLCKVFTDLSHRMSELQTSLKEETGHREESEAHRAVQDGKGLPPNVQAQLESLHKALREKKKACKSLEEKLATALTETTSPQTARKALEQDDKGVQVDLQDLGYETSGKSENDREESSSTDLEVGVNPSCSASSLPSLLKHEQATFSSTENLDSTSSTPYPSSPALSSAKVSLKSLQVYDEYGVSENPLQLQGQVRELKVQLENQTKLILQMQNLLRRNSLSSDLIANASDHSAVIMDQEGTQKRERCQDSSYRLVQQREKKEGENQAMKDKTSCLNVDQERERTLNKSITEQLPQTRSRSASPARLDSLVQSQARELSQLRQQIKESRGLGALQRRQLEELSNAFKELLQASKVDFYMGEVVKEQLDKSLNLLDRLEGRLDKGESHLDNEDVAALELSRSLEELQQGSHSLLSYEDMREPPDSPARIQLELDHLRLELEGDRELLQQSISVLVQQNLSLAESTREQLDLLAKELQEKNRLIQALQSQFRSQTPSSHHSSHSDLYHSDRTSSSCHSTQGGSRSPSQRHSSDWMGAAVPPVGGAQVEGLSSHRGAASRLQGLQRENGRLQEQLRGKEELNATLRTELDLHRSIISQNSPYHQKRDQGQDKQGSGPQTEAHKVDKDTAPKTSHEQHSTMNSDLLAEHLQEIRALRQRLEESIRTNDRLREQLERRLAEVEKDPAATNIFIHGNEEQGHLANEVRFLRGQNQALKEELNQGSRDKQKENEKLRESLARRSAKLEQSRKESEALRQENNRLQERLEHISQENSELQDSLHYRQEELHRLQCEVKLQRQQLSDCQHLLQSLRVELQVYEKIETDNHKHNESSETNQEPLPVPSSGSVDLSELLTEIRHLRLQLERSIQTNTALRQRLEEQLLRGPNRSETININYLLSSPDEGGRSPGREGCDLHHSFQSYNERTNVLDEKRRARSDVDGGSFSSSSGDSCALSRLVPGHRMWANRNGRHVLGLIEDYNALRKQISDGRKLSRSMDTQLQECLHTVRQQSSDKVMEQQHLKSLSSSTNTIQHVLEEAGRLLKLVWRVSLPAGNTAGDSGNNQQDELLKNEIARLKSRLSQQERMLSGAVKRLRSTNQLKEGMERVIIDQLSLTHGVLKKARGNLETNYCTLSGLKGLSGGPDEGGSSHWPIGGTREPERRSAPVSRSTAGQHSESSDDTSLHCSF; this comes from the exons ATGAAGGACCGATGTCGTATATGTGGTGCCCGTCTGGCAGGCAGCCAGTGTCGCTGGATCTTCAGCtcatcagcacagaggaagcTACAAGTGATCTTGTCCCATGTCCTGGGCTGGGCGGTGACTCGCGATGGTCGTGGCGAGTTCCTCTGtgggaaatgtgttttccagtTGGAGAAGGTGGTACAGTGTGACGTTAACATCACCCAGCTGCAGGAGGACCACAACAGTCAGATCCAGAAGCTGCATGCGGAGAAAGAACACATGAGCCAGTGCATCGTCCACAtctacaacaaaaacaacccaAGCTTGGACAAGAGTGTTGGGGAGACCACTCACTGGAAGTCTCCATCCAGATCCTCTGGGGTGGGCAGTCCTGATGAAGGACAGCATCTTGGTGAGATTGGACGTGGTCCCTCTGGGAATTGCATGAGAAGGTGTGTGAGTCTGGACAGAATTGTTAGTAGAGGAACAGTCTCAGGGCGCTCAGGCTTCAAGAGCAGCAGGCTTGGGTCAGGGGCAGGGCTTGATGGCTCTATGAAGAGCTTTGGTCTCAGAGGAACACGCCAACGTTCAAAGAGTATGTACTTTGACCTGGTCCAACGTAAAGGCATACTACCCAGATCTGGATTCTCCACATCCCTGCAATCCTTGAATCGAGAATTTTCCTCAGACACTTCTCCAGACCCTCCACTCAAACTGAAACTCGCAGAGGCCAAGGTGTTTTCTGCCAGGCATGGTGGTGCCACTGGTGACCCAGGAGGAAAAGTCCAGGCCAGAGCACTGCTCCGGAGGTCCTCAAATCAACCATCTTTGATCTCTGACTTGATCCAGCTTTTACGCTGCATTTCCAAGCAACCGCTCACTGCCCCTGCAGGAAGCCACATCCCTGTCCTGAAGAGACTAAGTACTGGCCAACCCAAACCTGGAGCAATGCgcagacacagagaagcagaatTGAAGTCTCTTCATGATCTTACAGAGGAATTTGATGATGAATATACCTCTGTCAGGGTGgag AGTGAGGTTAGCCGATTGGAGTCTGTCAATAAACACCTGACTGAAGAgctcaaacagacaaaaaacaccAACGAGAAGCTGACAAAAACACTGGAGGAAATCCAAACTCAGTACAAG GCCCTGTCAGGGAAGTTGGAGCAGAAGGACAATGAACTCAGCTTGGAGGAGAAAAATTCTCTGAAGCGAGACAAAACAATCCAGGGGTTGACTCTGGTCctcagagaaaaggaaaaagag ATTGCAGAGCTGTGTCATGAGATTGAGGACAGGGATGACGCTCTAGCTAAGGCTAGAGAGGCAGCACATAAAGCTCAACTACAGAAATACCAG GGAGCAGAGGAACACCAAAACCTAttaatgtcaaaacaaacagagctgtCCCAACTCCAGGGGGAACACCATGTCAAAGTGCTTGAAGCACAAAAGCTACAGCGTGCCCTGGACAGAAAGGAGCAAGAGCTGGCTGACTTGCAGCAGGCAAAGGACCAACTGGAGGTAGAACTGGAGGACCTgcaacagcagaagaagaaaggagacaaAGCCCTGAAT GATCTTAACAATCAGCTGAAGAAGCTAAGCGGTGAGAttggggagagggagagtgctCTGGAGCAGCAGTACGAGGAGCTGCTGGATCAAACCAATAGAAGAGTGCAGGCCCATGAGATCACCATCCAGCGGCTCACATCCACCCTGGCTGATaaagagcagcagctacag GAGTACATAAATATGGTCAGAGACTTTGAGCAAAGCAAAAGCCCAGGAGGAAACGACAATGTGCTTTCCAAGCTGCGGCAAAGactgaaagaaaaggagaaggcTCTGGAG CAAGCGCTGGATGAGAAGTTTGCTGCCATTGAagagaaagacaatgagattcaccagctgcagctgtctctcagggagaaggaaagagacCTGGACAGGCTAAATAACTTGCTATCTCACAACGAGGAAACAATCAAT AGTTTCGATAGTCTGATTAAAGAGAAggatgtggagctgcagcatcttGTAAACACACTCAAGAACCTTCAGAGAGCCAAGCAAGATGTAGAAGATAACCTGAACAGGTCACTGAGAGAGAAGGACTCCATCATCAGCCAGCTACAGCTCTCGCTGGAGGGCAAGACAAAGGACATGGAG GAAATGGCCAAATCCATGCTAAGCCAGTCACAAACTAATGCACATGACCTTGCTGAACAGATGGGCCAGAGGTTAAAAGTCACAGAGGTTATGTTGGCTGAGGCTGTTAAAGCCAGGGAAAGGCTGGTTGCAGACAATGAGAGTGCCGTGGAAGGTCTGTTGGCTACAATCAGCAGCAAGGACCAACTTCTCAAG GAGTCTGCTGAACACTACAACCGCATGTTGTCGGAGCGTACACAAGACATTCAGCAACTGAAGAGGCAGCTTTCTGACAGGCAGCAGGAGCTTGCCACTGCTGACAAGCAAAGCTCTGTAAGAGCCCAGGAGGATTGTTTAGAGACTGCAAACCTCCGAGCACTGCTTGCTGAAAAAGACAGCCTCATCAAC AAACTTCTGCAGCATGGTCAGGAGAGAGACCAGTTTCAGGCAGAGCCGGATCGTGTGTTGGAGCTCAGACAAACTATCCAAATCATGCAGGAGAAGTTGGAAGAGAGGGATG CTGAGCTGTATAGAAGGAACGGTGAGGATAATGTGGAAAACGTTCCACTCTCCAAGAAGACAGTCGTCATCCTGAAGACGGAGCTAGCACAGAGAACTGAGGCACTGAACAAAGCCCTGAAGAGGGAGAATGAACTGAAG ATCTCATTGGCGGAGCTACAGTCTTTACTGTCTGAGCTGGAGGGTCGCAGTGAAGGTCAGACTGCTAATATTGATTCACTGACTTCCACTCTGAAGACCAAGGATGAGATTATCAAT GTTCTTCACCAGCGCCTCGGGCAGAGGGGGGACAGTCGGGGTGATCATATGCATAATCAGGTTATTGGCTCTGGCGTGGAAAGATCATTCCCTGGACTCCCACAAAGAGAGAGAACCATGATCGGTGGAGACAGCCAGCATGAG GCTTTGCCCAACCTTATAGCCCTGCAACAGGAACATGATGCTCTGAACAAAGCCCTGAGAGCTGAACAACAGCTCTACTCCAGCCTGGTCAGGACTGTAAAAGAGCAGGACAG TGCCCAGCGTCTCCACGCTCTGCAGCTGGAACTGACTGCAGTGCAGCTCCTCAGGCAGCAGCTAGAGGAGAGCATCAAAACTAATGAGGAGCTCAAGGATGACTTGGAGAGAGAGATACACAGAGCCAAACTCGGAGAAG GCATGGACCTCACTGATCCTAAAGAAGTCGAGAGCATGAGACATCAGCTCGAAGACGCACAGCGCTGGAATACCTCTCTGCAGGCTCGCTTAGGAGCAATCCAGAACCGTGGAGGAGGGGTTGGTGGGGCCAATGATGGTG GCGACACTTTGAGTTTCATTGGCGATCAGACTTCCTACATGAGTATATGTGTGGGGGAGGGGCAGGATGACAGCTTGTGTCAACTCTCTCCACAAGCGCTAAAGCAGAAG GTGCTGGACCTGCAGGATTGTGTAAGCAGACTACAGACTGTAAACAACGACTTGCACAGCCGACTGTCGCTGCTGGAGAAGTCAGAGCATGATGCTTCCAGCAAGGGGGGAACAGACGTGGTCAGCCCCTGGAATCAG CAGCTAAAGAAGACGCACAGTGACAGGAAGCATCACCCTGGTAAGGACAAAGAGAGCCAGACAGACATCAAACTAGGACAG ATGGTGTCTGGAAAACAATTTGGTAATGAGAGTATGGACAGTGGCCTCGGCCAGAGTAGAGAACATCCTCAGTCTGGCAACAACACTTTGGACACTGGAGAGAGAGCACAGAAGAAAGGAGATGTAATGGCACTAAAATCCCTGCTGACTGATTGTGGGGCTACATCAGTCTCACACCTTAG agagaagctgctcagACTGACATCAGAAAATGTGGCGCTGCGGGGTCTACTGAAGGAACAAAAATCTGCAGAGtgtaaagaaaaagagagcaCGGATGCCTCAGGGAACAGCAGTGATGGACAGGCTGAATTGAGGCAGAGTATGGAAACACTGCTTGTCGAGGTGTCAAATGAAAAGGGAGAGAAGAACTCCCATGAAGTGCCAGATGGAGAGACTCCTGTCACAACAGAGGTAGTTGTCAGCACTGCCGGGGGGATGGAGAGGCCAAAAACTAAAGGACCAGGCCAGCCACACATCGAGAGTGGAAAGCAGGATGTCACAAGGCATGGG GCTGGTCTCAAATCTCGCCTTCCTGTTCCCGTGAGACTCAGAGTGGAGACtggcagtagcagcagcagcagcaggcagtcTTCTAGACCTGAGCACCTGAGAACTGACGCACTTCCCAACCCTCATTCAGATGATGTGTTTGGGTCTGATCAGCAATTGCACGCAGACGCTGACTTCTCAATATCTCTCCAGCAAAGCACTTCCACTTCACAGAATAGCAGTGGTCCAGCAGGGTTGGACAACACCCAGGCTGACTCTGTGCTTTTCACTCAGCTGGAGCTCCTCCACCAGGAGTGTCAGGAGAAAGAAGCCCTGATCAACAAGCTCAGTGAGCAGCTTGCTGATTGGGAAGAGCTCCACACTCAGCTTCAGGAAAAGGAACAGCTTAATCACCAGTATGTTGAGGCCCTACAGGCTGCAGAATCAACTATTGCTTACCTGACCGCCTGCAGTCTGGACAACCAGGGAGGATTTGGGTCACACACCAGTTTGGGAGGAGGTTCTGGTTCTGTGGGTTCAGATGCTGCCCTCCACAGTCGATGCATGGAGCTGCAGAAAGCCCTACAGGACAAGGAGGAGCTTAACAACCAGCTTATTGAGCTCGTGAACATGGCAGAGAAAGccatcacctgctccaacagcCAGGAAAAGAATCCAGAAATCAGGGATCTTTGCATACAGATAGATGGTGCCCTACAGCAGGTAAATGCATCCGCAAACAGAGACAGCCTAAGAGGTGTTTCTGGAGGCACTAACGCCTCAATGCAGGAGATGCAACGACACACAGACTCTTTGCAGGAGGCACTTTGGGAGCAGAACAGGCTCAATGCAGAGCTGAGGGAAAAACTGAGGGATGCAGACGCTGCTGCAAAACAGGGCTACAACAGTAACAGTGCTGGCCAGGATGGTAAACGTTCAAGGCAGATAGCAGCAGAGAAGGGCTCAGAGGAACACGATGGGGCAATGGGAAGTTCTGGTGACACTAGTTTAACTCAGGATTTGACAAAAGCTGTAATGAACTGCCTTAGTGCAACTGAGTCTGCCATTGCCTCTCTAGCAGAACACTGTACAAATCCTGGATCCTTGACTTCTGCTAGATCATCACAGATCACCTCTGACCTGCAGATGAATTTAAACAAACTTCAGAGAGCCCTGCAAGAGAGGGAAGAACTGGGAGAATCCACCCAgataaaaacaaccaaatcCAGCAGCAACTGTTCCACCGCTGCAGCTGGTACAAAGGGACAACTTACCAGAGACCTCCATCAAaatctctgtctcctctgcaaGGTCTTCACTGATCTCTCTCACAGGATGTCTGAATTGCAGACTTCCTTAAAAGAAGAGACAGGCCATAGAGAGGAGAGCGAGGCCCACAGGGCAGTGCAGGATGGAAAGGGATTACCACCAAATGTTCAGGCCCAGCTAGAGTCTCTCCACAAGGCactgagagagaagaagaaagcatGTAAAAGCCTGGAGGAGAAACTAGCCACCGCTCTTACCGAGACAACCTCCCCTCAAACTGCACGGAAAG CTCTGGAGCAGGATGACAAAGGCGTGCAGGTGGATTTGCAAGACCTGGGTTACGAAACCAGTGGCAAGAGTGAGAACGATAGGGAAGAGAGCAGTAGCACAG ATCTAGAGGTTGGTGTGAACCCGAGTTGTAGTGCCTCCAGCCTGCCTTCCCTGCTGAAACACGAACAGgccaccttctcctccactgAAAACCTGGACTCAACCTCCAGCACACCGTATCCAAGTTCCCCAGCTCTCAGCTCAGCCAAG gtcagTCTGAAAAGCCTTCAGGTCTATGACGAGTACGGTGTTTCTGAAAATCCTCTCCAGCTTCAGGGACAAGTGAGAGAGCTGAAGGTCCAGCTGGAAAACCAGACCAAACTCATCCTCCAAATGCAAAACCTTCTGCGTAGGAACTCCCTCTCCAGTGACCTTATTGCCAACGCCTCTGACCACTCTGCAGTCATCATGGATCAAGAAGGGACACAGAAACGGGAGCGTTGCCAGGATAGTAGCTACAGACTTGTGCAgcaaagggagaaaaaggagggagagaaccAGGCGATGAAGGATAAAACCAGCTGTCTGAATGTGGAccaggaaagagagaggacacTGAACAAAAGCATAACCGAACAGCTGCCACAGACCCGCAGCCGCTCTGCATCACCTGCCCG ACTGGACTCCCTGGTGCAGTCACAAGCCAGGGAGCTGTCACAACTGAGGCAGCAGATCAAGGAGAGCCGGGGACTGGGAGCCCTGCAGCGCCgacagctggaggagctgagcaATGCCTTcaaggagctgctgcaggccaGCAAAGTCGACTTCTACATGGGGGAGGTGGTCAAAGAGCAGCTGGACAAGAGCCTGAATCTTCTGGACAGGCTGGAGGGACGGCTGGACAAAg GAGAGTCTCATCTGGATAATGAGGATGTGGCGGCTCTGGAACTGTCTCGCAG TCTTGAGGAGCTTCAGCAGGGATCACATTCACTGCTGTCCTATGAGGACATGAGAGAGCCTCCTGACAGCCCTGCTAGAATCCAGCTGGAGTTAGATCATCTGCGTTTGGAGCTAGAGGGCGAtagagagctgctgcagcagagcatcAGCGTCCTCGTACAACAAAACCTCAGCCTGGCTGAAAGCACCAGGGAGCAGCTGGACCT gtTGGcaaaagagctgcaggagaagaaccGTCTCATCCAGGCCCTGCAGAGCCAGTTCAGAAGCCAAACTCCCAGCAGCCACCACAGCTCTCACTCTGACCTGTACCACTCTGACAGGACCTCTTCCTCCTGCCATAGCACACAAGGTGGCAGTCGATCTCCAA GCCAGCGACACTCCTCTGATTGGATGGGAGCAGCTGTTCCACCTGTAGGTGGAGCTCAGGTGGAAGGTTTGTCCAGTCACAGGGGCGCTGCCAGCAGACTGCAGGGCCTGCAGAGGGAGAACGGGCGactgcaggagcagctgagaggCAAAGAGGAGCTCAACGCCACCCTGCGCACTGAACTGGACCTGCATCGATCAATTATTTCCCAAAACAGCCCGTACCATCAGAAACGGGATCAAGGCCAGGACAAGCAGGGGTCAGGGCCTCAGACAGAAGCTCATAAAGTCGACAAAGACACTGCCCCAAAGACTTCTCACGAGCAGCATAGCACGATGAATTCAG ACCTGCTGGCAGAACATCTGCAGGAGATTCGAGCTCTGCGACAACGTCTGGAGGAGAGCATCCGCACCAACGACCGTCTCAGGGAACAGCTGGAGAGGAGACTGGCCGAGGTGGAGAAAGACCCAG CAGCCACCAACATCTTCATCCATGGCAATGAGGAGCAGGGGCATCTGGCTAATGAAGTGCGATTTCTCAGGGGACAAAACCAAGCCCTGAAGGAAGAGCTCAACCAGGGGTCTCgag ACAAGCAGAAGGAGAACGAGAAGCTACGCGAGTCTCTCGCCAGACGGTCTGCCAAACTAGAGCAGAGCAGGAAGGAGTCTGAAGCACTGAGGCAGGAAAATAACCGACTTCAGGAGAGGCTGGAGCACATTAGCCAAGAAaactcagagctgcaggattcactgCACTACAGACAAGAGGAGCTGCAtag GTTGCAGTGTGAGGTGAAGCTCCAGAGGCAGCAGCTGTCTGACTGCCAGCATCTTCTCCAGTCACTGCGAGTGGAGCTGCAAGTTTATGAAAAAATCGAGACTGATAATCATAAACACAACG AATCCAGTGAGACAAACCAGGAGCCACTTCCTGTCCCGTCCTCCGGCTCTGTGGACCTGAGCGAGCTGCTGACAGAGATCCGACACCTGCggctgcagctggagaggagCATCCAGACCAACACGGCTCTGAGGCAGagactggaggagcagctgctccGAGGACCCAACCGCTCGGAAACCATCAACATCAACTACCTGCTGTCTTCTCCAG ATGAAGGGGGCAGGTCACCAGGTCGTGAAGGCTGTGATCTTCATCACTCATTTCAGTCTTACAACGAACGTACCAATGTCCTGG ATGAGAAGCGTCGTGCTCGTTCAGATGTGGACGGCGGgtccttcagcagcagctctggtgaCTCTTGCGCTCTATCCCGTCTGGTGCCGGGTCACAGGATGTGGGCCAATCGCAACGGCCGCCACGTTTTAGGTCTGATTGAGGACTACAACGCTCTGCGGAAGCAGATCTCAGACGGCCGTAAGCTGTCGCGCAGCATGGACACACAACTGCAGGAGTGTCTGCACACAGTCAGGCAGCAGAGCTCTGACAAG GTGATGGAACAGCAGCATCTGAAGAGTTTGTCCAGCAGCACGAATACCATTCAGCATGTGTTGGAGGAGGCCGGTCGACTGCTCAAACTGGTGTGGAGAGTCTCTCTGCCAGCTGGGAACACTGCAGGGGACAGTGGCAACAACCAGCAG GACGAGCTGTTGAAAAACGAGATAGCCAGACTGAAAAGCCGGCTGTCGCAGCAGGAGAGGATGCTGAGTGGAGCCGTGAAGCGCCTCCGCAGCACCAACCAGCTCAAAGAGGGAATGGAGAGGGTCATCATCGATCAGT TGTCTCTAACTCATGGAGTGTTGAAGAAAGCCAGGGGAAACTTAGAG ACAAATTACTGTACCCTCTCTGGCCTGAAGGGCCTGTCTGGAGGACCAGACGAAG GAGGTTCCAGTCACTGGCCAATAGGAGGCACTAGAGAGCCTGAGCGGAGGAGTGCACCGGTTTCCAGAAGCACTGCAGGCCAACACTCGGAGTCCTCAGATGATACCTCTCTGCACTGCAGCTTCTAA